TAAGAACATTCAGAAAAAAAATGACAGTACCTATTTTTTCGATAGTAATGTGGCCGACTACTCAGGAATGAATGTAGAAAAAGGAATCAAGAGCTTTACGTTCAATCCGGGAAAAGGAGTATCGGAATTTGTTGACGACAGAAATATTAAATGGAGTAAAAAATAAAATAGCGTACTCCAAAAAATTCATTTAACTGTAAAAAACGAATCGAACCCAAGGTTTTACCAAATCTCCTTCAGTATAGTTCCATTCAAAGGTTTCCTACTGAATTATGTAGCCTTTTTATAAAATGAGCCTTAGTCAAATTTATTTTTAAATTCGTAGTTTAATCCAATACTTTATAGCAAAAAGTCACAGAAACTCCTGACCGGCAAAAGTATTTTAACATTTAGATTCGGCTCTTGTTGTATTCAATAAATATATCTATAAGTATATATGAATTTTATAAAAAAACATTCTCCCCGGGCATTTTTAACAGTTCACCTTATTCTTTCTCTTGATCTTTTAACAACCCATTGCAATTTCGATATACTTCCATCGAAGGCAAATTGTGCATTCCCGTATTCCACCAACTTATTGAATATTCAAAGTAAAGCTGCGCCAGGCATGGTTTAGAATAATTGTACAACTTTGATTAAGAAAAGAATATGTCCAGTCTGTCGTATTATCGAAATTTTCACATCTTCAATTCCTGTTTGTAAACCCTGAGATAGTATGGCTGAACACATACAGCATGCACAACACGATTACCCCATCCCAGACAAATCAATTCACCCCAAAAAAATAATCTTACGATGAATATTTTCCTCCGGCTAAAACACTGGCAACTCTTCATTTTGTTGATGGGACTACCAATCCTATTACAAGGCATCGGAGCTTTTTCAATATTTGCTACAAAAGATGCAAGAATGTTGCTTGCCACATTTCCTTTCATTTTGGTTCTGTTTATTGGCATCTTCCTCGGCTGGTTCTATACACTTGGAATTAACCTTCATAAAAAACTTCCCGATACCGTAAAAATGAGCCTGTCCAGATTCAAATTGTTCCTCTTCATCCCCATGACCTACCTGCTCGCCTTATGCATCTGGATGACAAGCTTATTTTTAAACACACCTGATGGCGGAAATCACACTCCTGGAATTTTCCTCTTGATAATCCCCCTGCATTTATTTTCAATGTTCTGTTTGCTCTATTGTATCTATTTTATAGCCAAAAGTCTCAAAGCAGTTGAAATGCAAAAACCGGCTTCCTTCAACGACTACGCAGGGGAGTTTTTTCTGATCTGGTTTTTCCCGATCGGAGTCTGGATCATCCAGCCAAGAATCAATTCCTTGTTTGATCACGAAATGCATTATGCACAAACCAATTAATCAAAGCCAGACAAAAAAGTCAGTATTTCAAGAGCTTCGTTTTTTTTCTTTTCATATTTTTTTGGAACGACACATTCAGTCTTCCTCCTTCCGCCCTTCCCGTGCTCCGCTCGTCCCTCGCTGCGCCCGGGGTTGGATTGCATTTGATAGCGCATCTTAAAGAGTGCAATCCTGTTCCATTACTGAAAAATAATGATGAATAATCCCGAATCACCGGAATTTAACCGGCTGCAATCCCGATCTTGCAGACAAATACCGCCCTTTTGAATAATACATTTCCTGAAACCCTTAAATCCCTTCAATTTTGACACATTAAAACTCAAAATTGAAATTTCATGAAAAAGTCAGTCATTATTTTTCTTCATATCGGTTTTTGGATCTGCTATCTGCTGCTGATTATGATTGTTGTCGGGGTTTTCTACCGAAGCAATCACAGCTCCGTTGATCAGACTTCAAAAATTCTCAATGCAATTGCCAGTGTCAGCCTGTTTGCCCTTTTTCCCTCTGTTATCACCTTTTACTTCTACTATTTCCTGGTCTTCCCGAAATACCTTCAACATAAAAAGCACCTCTCCGCAATACTTTCCGCCCTGCTCATTTCACTTGCTGCGGCAATTCTAAGCTACATTTCCATTCGATTTTTTATTGAAACCGGGAGGCTCATCGATATGGACGATGGTGGGCGACATGGAAGATCTACGGCACTGCGGACAATTCTTATCACCAGCATTATCGCCTCAATCTCTGGTATGGTCGCTCTTGTTATTAAAGGTTTCATCACCTGGTTCGACGAAAGGAAACTGAAAGAAGAACTGAAACAGAAAAATCACGAAGCCGAACTGGCATTGGTTAAAGCACAGCTGGACCCTCACTTCCTTTTCAACACACTCAACAACATCGATACCCTCATCGTCAACAATGCTACAGATGCCTCGAATTATCTCAACATGCTGAGCGATATACTTCGATTCATGCTGTACGAAACTAAATCAGAGAAAATTCTGCTGGTGCACGAAATCGAATACATTCAAAAATATATTGAATTGCAAAAAATACGCACTTCAAATTTAAATTATGTACATTTCGAAATAAGCGGAAGCCCGGGCAATAAAACAATCGCGCCGCTAGTCTTCATTCCCTTCATT
Above is a window of Bacteroidota bacterium DNA encoding:
- a CDS encoding sensor histidine kinase; amino-acid sequence: MKKSVIIFLHIGFWICYLLLIMIVVGVFYRSNHSSVDQTSKILNAIASVSLFALFPSVITFYFYYFLVFPKYLQHKKHLSAILSALLISLAAAILSYISIRFFIETGRLIDMDDGGRHGRSTALRTILITSIIASISGMVALVIKGFITWFDERKLKEELKQKNHEAELALVKAQLDPHFLFNTLNNIDTLIVNNATDASNYLNMLSDILRFMLYETKSEKILLVHEIEYIQKYIELQKIRTSNLNYVHFEISGSPGNKTIAPLVFIPFIENAFKHATNKKIDNAINVKILIDKNSIGFICENKYDPNRKYKQGSNGLGNDLIQKRLDLIYPGNHKLEIVKHSDIYSVHLTITNG